Proteins from a single region of Strix uralensis isolate ZFMK-TIS-50842 chromosome 12, bStrUra1, whole genome shotgun sequence:
- the LOC141948874 gene encoding E3 ubiquitin-protein ligase RBBP6-like: MPCVHYKFFSLLQYDTVTFSGLNISLGHLKRQIMGRHKLKVTNCELQISNAQTGEEYTDDNSLIPKNSSVIVRRVPVRGVKTTSKTRFITRTEPVSGTPKAVCKNTTSHFFSTHCT, translated from the exons ATGCCGTGCGTGCATTACaagttcttctccctgctgcagtacGACACAGTCACCTTCAGCGGCCTCAACATCTCCCTGGGCCACCTGAAGCGCCAGATCATGGGCCGCCACAAGCTGAAGGTGACCAACTGCGAGCTGCAGATATCCAACGCCCAGACCGGAGAAG aatacaccGATGATAACAGCctgattcctaagaactcctcggtgattgttagaagagtccctgttagaggagtcaaaactaccagcaaaacacgatttat aactcgaaccgagccagtgagtggaacaccaaaagcggtatgtaaaaacacaacctcacactttttttctacacattgCACTTAA